In the genome of Fervidobacterium gondwanense DSM 13020, one region contains:
- the nuoE gene encoding NADH-quinone oxidoreductase subunit NuoE encodes MLTRTYSKVEEILKKYEYRKEMLIKILLEVQKEYRHIPRDVVNYIGTALGIPPAKIYGVATFYAQFSLKPKGEYTILICDGTACHMEGSMSLVKAIEEEVGIKPGEVTPDLKFSLDKVGCLGACALAPAMVINDEVYGKLDGEKVKEILRKLKERKED; translated from the coding sequence ATGCTTACTCGAACTTACAGTAAGGTCGAAGAGATACTCAAGAAATACGAATACAGAAAAGAGATGCTGATTAAGATCCTCCTCGAAGTGCAGAAAGAGTACAGACATATCCCAAGGGATGTTGTGAATTACATCGGTACAGCTCTCGGAATACCACCGGCAAAGATATACGGTGTTGCTACGTTCTATGCTCAGTTTTCCCTCAAACCAAAGGGTGAATACACAATATTGATCTGCGACGGAACGGCATGTCACATGGAAGGTTCAATGAGCTTGGTAAAAGCAATTGAGGAAGAAGTTGGAATAAAACCCGGAGAAGTTACACCAGATTTGAAGTTCAGTCTCGATAAGGTTGGATGTCTCGGAGCATGTGCACTTGCACCAGCGATGGTTATAAACGATGAAGTATACGGGAAACTCGACGGGGAAAAAGTTAAAGAAATTCTTAGAAAGTTGAAAGAGAGAAAGGAGGATTAA